Proteins encoded together in one Gemmatimonadota bacterium DH-78 window:
- a CDS encoding glycosyltransferase, translating into MGVAEPAAGLSAPPSFAGMVAPPAVGDVSIVIPVLDEERWLPRLLDSIAAQTVAAAEVIVVDAGSSDATVAVARARGATVVEGGGLPGVSRNLGAERARSEWLLFLDADVRLPPTAVEVMLSQMERRRLDAASTAFAPDGDRVLVDLQHRLSSWYFRASSRMGWPHSIGAFLFVRRELHRRIGGFDTGVTVAEDQEYVVRLSRVGRYRFARRPVVEIAQRRFDDHGFWKMSLKWLAIEVHRMLLGEIRHDRFGYFR; encoded by the coding sequence ATGGGCGTTGCAGAACCTGCCGCCGGGCTGAGCGCTCCCCCCTCCTTCGCCGGGATGGTCGCCCCGCCGGCGGTCGGCGACGTGAGCATCGTGATTCCGGTGCTCGACGAGGAGCGCTGGCTCCCCCGGCTGCTGGATTCCATCGCGGCGCAGACGGTGGCCGCGGCCGAGGTGATCGTGGTGGACGCCGGCTCGTCCGACGCCACGGTCGCGGTCGCGCGCGCCCGGGGAGCGACGGTGGTGGAGGGCGGGGGACTCCCGGGCGTCAGCCGCAACCTCGGGGCCGAGCGCGCCCGCTCGGAGTGGCTTCTCTTTCTCGATGCCGACGTGCGGCTGCCACCCACCGCGGTGGAGGTGATGCTGTCGCAGATGGAGCGGCGCCGCCTCGATGCGGCGAGCACCGCCTTCGCGCCCGACGGCGACCGGGTGCTGGTGGATCTGCAGCACCGGCTGTCGTCGTGGTATTTCCGGGCGAGCTCGCGCATGGGGTGGCCCCACTCGATCGGCGCCTTCCTCTTCGTGCGGCGCGAACTGCACCGGCGCATCGGAGGCTTCGACACCGGGGTGACGGTGGCCGAAGACCAGGAGTACGTGGTGCGGCTGAGTCGGGTGGGGCGCTACCGCTTCGCGCGGCGTCCCGTGGTGGAGATCGCGCAGCGGCGCTTCGACGACCACGGCTTCTGGAAGATGAGCCTGAAGTGGCTGGCCATCGAGGTGCACCGCATGCTGCTCGGCGAGATCCGGCACGACCGCTTCGGCTACTTCCGCTGA
- a CDS encoding zinc dependent phospholipase C family protein — protein MPSVTVHLRFADQVLDHWRRRSSTAPFDADDPAAANAFRQGAMGPDLGYVPGGHRPLSDLAHCLRTGDLARALIARARSPRERAFAWGWVTHVLADTLIHPMVGCAVGELVHGTPGVFEDGDRQPVAHVRVEAGLDALYAHRFPELRRLRHEPAFDAEGIDFLVGAFRDTYGATPEPRRFLRSHVTAARRGAQGVALAALTALTLPRDRRPLRTGHDPEAGPMAPVRGFLGRTSVGLGYLLPVLPSLWFLNAVRDVEETFVDLFLEEFELRGEGLANVNLDTGRPDVEERGYGGLQRSLDLLRRIGGHLPALPSPDSSHH, from the coding sequence ATGCCGAGCGTCACCGTTCATCTCCGCTTCGCCGACCAGGTGCTCGACCACTGGCGCCGCCGGAGCTCGACCGCCCCCTTCGACGCCGACGATCCCGCGGCTGCGAACGCCTTCCGCCAGGGGGCGATGGGCCCCGATCTCGGGTACGTGCCGGGGGGGCACCGCCCCCTCTCCGATCTGGCCCACTGTCTGCGCACCGGCGATCTCGCGCGGGCGCTGATCGCCCGGGCCCGCTCCCCCCGGGAGCGCGCCTTCGCCTGGGGCTGGGTCACCCACGTGCTCGCCGATACCCTGATCCACCCCATGGTCGGGTGCGCGGTGGGCGAGCTCGTGCACGGCACGCCGGGGGTGTTCGAAGACGGCGACCGCCAACCGGTCGCGCACGTGCGGGTGGAGGCCGGCCTCGACGCCCTCTACGCCCACCGCTTTCCCGAACTGCGGCGCCTGCGCCACGAGCCGGCCTTCGACGCGGAGGGCATCGACTTTCTCGTGGGCGCCTTCCGCGACACCTACGGCGCCACCCCCGAGCCCCGGCGCTTTCTGCGCAGCCACGTGACCGCTGCGCGACGCGGGGCGCAGGGGGTGGCGCTGGCCGCCCTCACCGCGCTCACCCTGCCGCGCGACCGCCGCCCGCTGCGCACCGGGCACGACCCCGAGGCGGGGCCGATGGCTCCGGTCCGGGGCTTTCTCGGACGCACCTCGGTGGGGCTCGGCTACCTGCTGCCGGTGCTTCCCTCGCTCTGGTTCCTCAACGCGGTGCGCGATGTGGAGGAGACCTTCGTCGACCTCTTCCTCGAGGAGTTCGAACTCCGTGGAGAGGGACTCGCGAACGTGAACCTCGACACGGGTCGCCCCGATGTGGAGGAGCGGGGCTACGGGGGACTCCAGCGCAGCCTCGACCTCCTACGACGGATCGGCGGGCACCTGCCCGCGCTTCCCTCGCCCGACTCCTCGCACCACTGA